In Humulus lupulus chromosome 6, drHumLupu1.1, whole genome shotgun sequence, a single genomic region encodes these proteins:
- the LOC133785315 gene encoding uncharacterized protein LOC133785315: protein MKEVVNEKILKWLDVGVIYPISDSAWVSPLQVVPKKGGMIVVKNENNELIPSKTVTLAGHSYYCFLDGYSGYHQIEDAPEDEEKTTFTCPYDTWLIKDFSKILKSLYTLLMNGVTFDFNEECLNAFKIDNIFRSSYYASGTLNDAQLNYATTEKDLLTIVYAFAKFRSYLICNKVIVYTDHSAIKYLITKKDAKPPPH, encoded by the exons ATGAAAGAAGTGGTAAATGAGAAGATTCTTAAATGGTTAGATGTTGGGGTCATATACCCAATATCGGACAGTGCGTGGGTGAGCCCATTGCAAGTAGTGCCAAAGAAGGGTGGTATGATTGTGGTAAAGAATGAGAATAATGAACTGATTCCATCTAAAACAGTGAC ACTAGCAGGCCATAGCTACTACTGCTTCTTAGATGGCTATTCAGGGTACCATCAGATCGAGGACGCACCAGAAGACGAGGAGAAGACCACCTTTACTTGTCCTTATGATAC ATGGCTTATTAAAGACTTTTCGAAGATTTTGAAGTCCCTTTACACCTTGTTGATGAACGGTGTTACCTTTGACTTTAATGAAGAGTGCCTAAACGCTTTTAAG ATTGATAACATATTTCGATCTAGTTATTATGCTAGTGGGACTCTCAATGATGCACAATTGAACTATGCCACAACAGAGAAGGATCTCCTCACTATAGTATATGCATTTGCCAAATTTAGATCATACCTCATTTGCAACAAAGTAATAGTGTACACTGACCATTCTGCTATCAAGTACTTGATCACTAAGAAAGATGCAAAACCCCCGCCTCATTAG